From the Hymenobacter yonginensis genome, one window contains:
- the hisF gene encoding imidazole glycerol phosphate synthase subunit HisF yields MLTKRIIPCLDVKDGRTVKGVRFEGLRDAGDPVALAARYAREGADELVFLDITATNQKRATLVALVRDVARELDIPFTVGGGIGTVSDVEALLMNGADKVSINSAALARPELIDELAARFGSQCIVVAADARYHDADGWQIYTRAGTHNTGRDAVQWCREAAERGAGEILLTSMSNDGTKDGFALDITGAVSRAVTIPVVASGGAGSKQDFTNVFQQAHADAGLAASIFHFGEIGIRELKEHLRQDGIAVRL; encoded by the coding sequence ATGCTAACCAAACGAATTATACCCTGCCTCGACGTGAAGGATGGGCGCACCGTGAAAGGGGTGCGCTTCGAGGGCCTGCGCGACGCCGGCGACCCGGTGGCCCTGGCCGCCCGCTACGCCCGCGAAGGGGCCGACGAGCTGGTGTTCCTCGATATCACCGCCACCAACCAGAAACGCGCCACGCTTGTGGCCCTGGTGCGCGACGTGGCCCGGGAGCTGGACATTCCGTTCACCGTGGGCGGTGGCATCGGCACCGTATCCGATGTGGAGGCCCTGCTCATGAACGGAGCCGACAAAGTGAGCATTAACTCGGCTGCTCTGGCCCGCCCTGAGCTGATTGACGAGCTGGCCGCCCGCTTCGGGTCCCAGTGCATTGTGGTGGCCGCCGATGCCCGCTACCACGACGCCGACGGCTGGCAGATCTACACCCGGGCCGGTACCCACAACACCGGCCGCGACGCGGTGCAGTGGTGCCGGGAAGCCGCCGAGCGGGGCGCGGGTGAAATCCTGCTGACCTCCATGAGCAACGACGGCACCAAGGACGGCTTTGCGCTTGACATCACCGGGGCCGTAAGCCGGGCCGTAACCATTCCGGTGGTAGCCTCGGGCGGCGCGGGCTCCAAGCAGGACTTCACCAACGTGTTCCAGCAGGCCCACGCCGATGCCGGCCTCGCCGCCAGCATCTTCCACTTCGGCGAAATCGGTATCCGCGAGCTGAAAGAACACCTGCGCCAGGACGGCATTGCCGTGCGGCTGTAA
- the hisIE gene encoding bifunctional phosphoribosyl-AMP cyclohydrolase/phosphoribosyl-ATP diphosphatase HisIE → MNFAKMPDGLIPVIVQDAYTGQVLMLGYQNEEAQRVTRETGRVTFFSRSKQRLWTKGETSGNYLTVVSEHEDCDQDALLILARPDGPTCHRGTTSCFEQPQQTRYPAPAVSFVAELERLVQRRHQHPDEDPKSYTASLFRKGMPKIAQKVGEEAVETVIDAVGGNVEGLKGEAADLLYHLLVLLTASGLSMEDVVDVLKQRHTTISGGVRRE, encoded by the coding sequence ATGAATTTTGCAAAAATGCCCGATGGGCTGATTCCGGTGATTGTGCAGGATGCCTACACGGGGCAGGTGCTGATGCTGGGCTACCAGAACGAGGAAGCGCAGCGCGTGACCCGCGAAACGGGTCGCGTGACGTTCTTCTCCCGCTCCAAGCAGCGCCTCTGGACCAAGGGCGAAACCTCCGGCAACTACCTCACCGTGGTAAGTGAGCACGAGGACTGCGACCAGGACGCCCTGCTTATCCTGGCCCGCCCCGACGGCCCCACCTGCCACCGGGGCACCACCAGCTGCTTTGAACAGCCCCAGCAGACGCGCTACCCGGCCCCGGCCGTTAGCTTCGTGGCGGAGCTGGAGCGCCTGGTGCAGCGCCGCCACCAGCACCCCGACGAAGACCCCAAGTCATACACCGCCTCGCTGTTCCGCAAGGGCATGCCCAAAATTGCCCAGAAAGTGGGAGAGGAGGCCGTAGAAACCGTCATCGACGCCGTGGGCGGCAACGTGGAAGGCCTGAAAGGCGAGGCCGCCGACCTGCTTTACCATTTGTTGGTATTGCTGACGGCCTCCGGACTTTCCATGGAAGACGTGGTAGACGTGCTCAAGCAGCGCCACACCACCATTTCCGGCGGGGTGCGCCGGGAATAG
- a CDS encoding tetratricopeptide repeat protein has translation MKKILLTLVAAAALTSASAQTSAVTNAILNQRQGLLDKARTDIDKAVLNEKTSTKAKTWYTRGEIYEAMAASPIYGKSLGAGEGTRTAFESYKKTIELEGKDGEYGKQATAKLDNLYGMALNAGVESYNGKDYDGAIKSYQMAQQIRPQDTTAYLYSAYAAEAKNDFATAKSTYGQLIAMNYKSPQMYGRMLQIARQEKNEAEAAKVIQQALQAYPNNKGFMLEDLNADLSAGRGKEALAKIDKAIAADPKNANLYAVKGSLLDQAKQPEEALKAYRQAVEAEPTNFDANFNLGVYNYNKAADLYTKASKMDLATYNKSGKKFEADGKKYFAEALPYFEKALAAQPEDRATISSLGKVYTKLGRNADAERMNAKLDALKK, from the coding sequence ATGAAGAAGATCCTTCTGACGCTTGTCGCTGCGGCGGCACTGACTTCCGCTTCGGCTCAGACTTCGGCCGTTACCAACGCCATTCTGAACCAGCGCCAGGGCCTGCTTGACAAAGCCCGCACCGATATCGACAAAGCAGTTCTCAATGAGAAGACCTCCACCAAGGCCAAAACCTGGTACACGCGGGGTGAAATCTATGAGGCGATGGCGGCCAGCCCCATTTACGGTAAGTCGCTGGGCGCCGGTGAAGGCACGCGCACGGCGTTTGAGTCGTACAAGAAAACCATCGAGCTGGAAGGCAAAGACGGTGAGTACGGCAAGCAGGCCACCGCTAAACTCGACAACCTGTATGGCATGGCGCTGAACGCCGGCGTGGAAAGCTACAATGGCAAGGACTACGACGGAGCTATCAAGTCGTACCAGATGGCCCAGCAGATCCGTCCGCAGGATACCACGGCTTATCTGTACTCGGCCTACGCCGCGGAAGCCAAAAACGATTTTGCCACCGCAAAGTCTACGTATGGCCAGCTGATTGCCATGAACTACAAGTCGCCGCAGATGTACGGCCGCATGTTGCAGATTGCGCGCCAGGAAAAGAACGAAGCTGAAGCAGCGAAAGTAATTCAGCAGGCGCTACAGGCGTATCCCAACAACAAGGGCTTCATGCTCGAAGACTTGAACGCCGATCTGAGCGCCGGCCGTGGCAAGGAAGCGCTGGCTAAAATCGACAAAGCCATTGCCGCCGACCCGAAAAACGCCAACCTGTACGCTGTTAAAGGTTCGTTGCTGGACCAGGCCAAGCAGCCCGAAGAAGCCCTGAAAGCGTATCGCCAGGCCGTAGAAGCAGAGCCAACCAACTTCGACGCCAACTTCAACCTGGGCGTATACAATTATAACAAGGCGGCGGACCTGTACACTAAGGCCAGCAAGATGGATCTTGCCACTTATAACAAGAGTGGTAAGAAGTTCGAAGCTGATGGCAAGAAGTATTTCGCTGAAGCGCTGCCTTACTTCGAAAAAGCGCTGGCTGCTCAGCCAGAAGACCGCGCCACTATTTCGTCGCTGGGCAAAGTATATACCAAGCTCGGCCGTAATGCCGATGCCGAGCGTATGAACGCCAAGCTTGACGCGTTGAAGAAATAG
- the gyrA gene encoding DNA gyrase subunit A: MAEGEKIIPINIEDEMRGAYIDYSMSVIISRALPDVRDGLKPVHRRVLYGMSELGVSYNKSYKKSARIVGEVLGKYHPHGDSSVYDTMVRMAQDWSLRYPLVDGQGNFGSVDGDSPAAMRYTEARLKRLADELLGDLDKETVDFQPNFDDSLEEPSVMPAKFPNLLVNGTTGIAVGMATNMAPHNLTEVVSGIIAYLDNTDITVAELMEHVLAPDFPTGGTIYGYEGVKQAFETGRGRIVVRAKAHFETLPSGKEQIIITEIPYMVNKASMIEKTAALINEKKIEGIADLRDESDRDGMRIVYDLKRDAMPNVVLNQLYRYTQLQSSFGVNNVCLVKGRPMTLNLKELIHYFVEHRADVVVRRTRYELAEAQKRAHILEGLLIALDHLDEVIALIRGSRDGEVARGQLIERFSLSEVQARAILDMRLQRLTGLERDKIVQEYDELMKLVDYLKSVLASEELQRQIIKDELIDIRERYGDKRRTAIEYAGGDFSMEDMIADESMVITISNDGYIKRTPLAEYRAQGRGGVGARGAGSKQDDFTEHLFVATTHEYLLFFTELGRVFWLKVYEVPEGGKGAKGRPIQNLIEIPREDSVRSVLNVRGLRDPDYLENTYLMFCTEQGTVKKTPLEAYSRPRTAGINAITINEGDRLLDVRLTNGNSEIVVALRSGRAVRFPEGKVRSMGRTAAGVRGITLASDADRVVGMVCVSDPTQELLVVSENGYGKRSELEEYRITNRGGKGVQAMKITEKTGALVAIKDVNDTDDLMIINKSGLTIRLRVADLRIIGRATQGVRLLKINEGDEISSVAKVAAEEEKEAELDALTGEGLTSAVEVADVAAEPEAADDADSVPTE; this comes from the coding sequence ATGGCGGAAGGCGAAAAAATCATTCCGATTAACATCGAAGACGAGATGCGCGGCGCCTACATCGATTACTCGATGTCGGTTATCATCTCCCGGGCCCTGCCCGACGTGCGCGACGGTCTCAAGCCCGTGCACCGGCGCGTGCTCTACGGCATGAGCGAGCTGGGCGTCTCCTACAATAAGTCCTACAAGAAATCAGCCCGTATCGTGGGCGAGGTGCTGGGTAAGTACCACCCGCATGGCGACTCCTCCGTGTACGACACGATGGTGCGCATGGCCCAGGACTGGAGCCTGCGCTACCCGCTCGTGGATGGCCAGGGTAACTTCGGCTCCGTCGACGGCGACTCGCCGGCGGCTATGCGCTACACCGAGGCCCGTCTCAAGCGCCTCGCCGACGAGTTGCTCGGCGACCTGGACAAGGAAACCGTTGACTTCCAGCCCAACTTCGACGACTCGCTGGAAGAGCCGAGCGTGATGCCGGCCAAGTTTCCGAACCTGCTGGTGAACGGCACCACCGGCATTGCCGTGGGCATGGCCACCAACATGGCCCCGCACAACCTCACCGAAGTGGTGAGCGGCATCATTGCCTACCTCGACAACACGGACATCACCGTGGCCGAGCTCATGGAGCACGTGCTGGCGCCCGACTTCCCGACCGGCGGCACCATCTACGGCTACGAAGGCGTGAAGCAGGCCTTCGAAACCGGCCGTGGCCGCATTGTGGTGCGGGCCAAGGCGCACTTCGAAACCCTGCCCAGCGGCAAGGAGCAGATCATCATCACCGAAATTCCCTACATGGTGAACAAGGCGTCGATGATCGAGAAAACGGCGGCCCTCATCAACGAGAAGAAGATCGAAGGCATCGCCGACCTGCGCGATGAGTCCGACCGCGACGGGATGCGTATCGTCTACGATCTGAAGCGCGATGCCATGCCCAATGTGGTGCTCAACCAGCTCTACCGCTACACGCAGCTGCAGTCGTCGTTCGGTGTCAACAACGTGTGCCTGGTGAAAGGGCGTCCGATGACGCTCAACCTCAAGGAGCTGATCCACTACTTCGTGGAGCACCGCGCCGACGTGGTGGTGCGCCGCACGCGCTACGAGCTTGCCGAAGCCCAGAAGCGCGCCCACATCCTGGAAGGCCTGCTCATTGCCCTCGACCACCTCGACGAGGTGATTGCCCTGATCCGGGGCTCCCGCGACGGCGAAGTGGCCCGCGGCCAGCTGATCGAGCGGTTCTCGCTGAGCGAGGTGCAGGCCCGCGCCATCTTGGACATGCGCCTGCAGCGCCTCACCGGTCTGGAGCGCGACAAGATTGTGCAGGAGTACGACGAGCTGATGAAGCTGGTTGATTACCTGAAGTCGGTGCTGGCTTCCGAGGAGCTGCAGCGCCAGATCATCAAGGACGAGCTGATCGATATTCGGGAGCGGTACGGCGACAAGCGCCGCACGGCCATTGAGTACGCCGGTGGCGACTTCTCGATGGAAGACATGATTGCGGACGAGAGCATGGTGATTACCATCTCCAACGACGGCTACATCAAGCGTACCCCGCTGGCCGAGTACCGGGCGCAGGGCCGCGGTGGGGTAGGTGCCCGGGGCGCCGGCTCCAAGCAGGATGACTTCACTGAGCACTTGTTCGTAGCCACCACCCACGAGTACCTACTGTTCTTCACGGAGCTGGGCCGGGTGTTCTGGCTGAAGGTGTACGAAGTGCCTGAAGGTGGCAAAGGCGCCAAAGGTCGGCCTATCCAGAACCTGATTGAGATTCCGCGCGAAGATTCGGTGCGCTCCGTGCTGAACGTGCGCGGCCTCCGCGACCCGGACTACCTGGAAAACACTTACCTGATGTTCTGCACCGAGCAGGGTACGGTGAAGAAGACCCCGCTGGAAGCCTATTCGCGTCCACGGACGGCCGGTATCAACGCCATTACCATCAATGAGGGCGACCGGCTGCTCGACGTGCGCCTGACCAACGGTAACTCCGAAATTGTGGTGGCGCTGCGTTCCGGCCGTGCCGTCCGTTTCCCCGAAGGCAAAGTGCGCTCCATGGGCCGCACGGCTGCCGGGGTGCGCGGCATCACGCTGGCTTCGGATGCCGACCGGGTAGTAGGCATGGTCTGCGTTTCGGACCCCACGCAGGAGCTGCTGGTGGTTTCGGAGAACGGCTATGGCAAACGCTCTGAGCTGGAAGAGTACCGCATCACCAACCGCGGTGGTAAAGGGGTGCAGGCCATGAAAATCACCGAGAAAACCGGTGCGCTGGTTGCCATCAAGGACGTCAACGACACCGACGACCTGATGATTATCAACAAATCGGGCCTCACCATCCGCCTGCGGGTGGCTGATTTGCGTATCATCGGCCGGGCCACCCAGGGCGTGCGGCTGCTGAAAATCAACGAGGGTGATGAAATTTCTTCGGTGGCGAAAGTCGCGGCCGAGGAAGAAAAAGAAGCTGAGCTGGATGCACTTACCGGCGAAGGCCTGACGTCGGCGGTAGAAGTAGCCGATGTGGCGGCCGAGCCGGAAGCTGCTGACGATGCAGATTCGGTGCCGACCGAATAG
- a CDS encoding HD domain-containing protein: METALISRTADFVREKFLYEGSGHDWEHIRRVWQVARALVQDTPEANPLHTELGALLHDVADWKFHDGDEEAGPRAARAWLESQHAPESVIQAVETIIREVSFKGLSVPTPMSTIEGALVQDADRLDAIGAIGVARAFAYGGHKGRPLHDPTVPPVQHASFASYKQNVAPTINHFYEKLLHLRERLNTPAARRVAEQRHAFMETFLTQFLREWEGQDLG, encoded by the coding sequence TTGGAAACTGCCCTCATCAGCCGTACTGCCGACTTCGTTCGGGAAAAGTTCTTATACGAAGGTTCCGGGCACGACTGGGAGCATATCCGCCGAGTGTGGCAGGTGGCCCGGGCCCTGGTCCAGGACACTCCGGAAGCCAACCCACTGCACACCGAGCTGGGCGCGCTGCTGCACGATGTAGCCGACTGGAAGTTTCACGACGGCGACGAAGAAGCCGGTCCCCGGGCCGCCCGGGCCTGGCTGGAGAGCCAGCACGCGCCCGAAAGCGTTATTCAGGCCGTGGAAACCATTATCCGCGAAGTCAGCTTCAAAGGCCTTAGCGTACCTACGCCCATGAGCACCATTGAAGGCGCGCTGGTGCAGGACGCCGACCGTCTCGACGCCATCGGGGCTATTGGGGTGGCCCGGGCCTTTGCCTACGGTGGCCACAAGGGCCGGCCGCTGCACGACCCCACGGTGCCGCCGGTGCAGCACGCCTCGTTTGCCAGCTACAAGCAGAACGTGGCCCCCACCATCAACCATTTCTACGAGAAGCTGCTGCACCTGCGGGAGCGGCTCAATACGCCCGCGGCCCGCCGTGTAGCCGAGCAGCGCCATGCCTTCATGGAAACCTTCCTGACGCAGTTTCTGCGCGAATGGGAAGGTCAGGATCTGGGTTAA
- a CDS encoding L,D-transpeptidase scaffold domain-containing protein: MLGGLLLLAPLPVPAEGLRNDTPLLPASGPGAVVSLRTLLDTVALGSTATYERLALQAGFAVQTFYLQRDFAPAWTHPDSGWNHSATRALALLRRAPAFGLHPETYAWPLLQSLPDSLQHASSVAGSLSGFELRLTDALLRYAAHLRYGRLQPFTTSPATLSEPAARQSIEQLTQALAAAEFETAFLACQPTGTSYQALQQAWRRTLPPDSVLMSSAQPAYGNAADFRRVALNLERLRWDIALPDSETYILVNIPSYSLHIIEKGRVVRTHRVVVGKPDTPTPVLSSRLTVFMTAPEWRVPHSIAVREILPELQDDPGFLADNKYRLFDARNRQVNPWRVRWSRVTPQTFGYTIRQEPGRHNALGNLVFYFANQHAIYLHDTPARALFREPHRARSHGCIRVEKPLELAAYLLEREHQQAALPDIRRNIATHTTCRYDLAQGLPIRIRYTTCEVQNSRLRFHPDIYCLDEDLATVLASP; encoded by the coding sequence TTGTTGGGCGGTCTGCTGCTGCTGGCCCCGTTGCCGGTGCCGGCAGAGGGCTTGCGCAATGATACTCCACTCCTACCGGCCTCGGGCCCGGGCGCGGTGGTTTCGCTGCGCACCCTGCTGGACACCGTGGCGCTTGGCTCGACTGCCACCTATGAGAGGCTGGCGCTGCAAGCCGGTTTCGCGGTCCAGACCTTTTATCTACAGCGCGACTTCGCCCCGGCCTGGACACACCCCGACTCCGGCTGGAACCACAGCGCCACCCGGGCGCTGGCCCTGCTCCGGCGCGCCCCTGCCTTCGGGCTCCACCCCGAAACCTACGCCTGGCCCCTGCTGCAGTCCCTGCCCGACTCGCTGCAGCATGCCTCCAGCGTGGCCGGCAGCCTGAGTGGGTTTGAGCTGCGCCTGACCGATGCGCTGCTGCGCTACGCAGCCCACCTGCGCTATGGCCGGCTGCAGCCGTTTACGACCAGCCCGGCTACGCTGAGCGAGCCGGCAGCCCGGCAAAGCATCGAACAACTCACGCAGGCGCTGGCAGCCGCAGAGTTTGAAACGGCCTTTTTGGCCTGCCAGCCCACAGGCACGAGCTACCAGGCCCTGCAGCAGGCCTGGCGCCGCACGCTCCCCCCCGATTCGGTGCTGATGAGCTCCGCGCAGCCGGCCTACGGTAACGCGGCCGATTTCCGGCGGGTGGCACTCAACCTGGAACGGCTACGGTGGGATATCGCCCTGCCCGACTCGGAAACGTACATTCTGGTGAACATTCCATCCTATTCGCTGCACATCATCGAAAAAGGCCGCGTCGTCCGCACGCACCGGGTTGTGGTCGGCAAACCCGATACGCCGACCCCCGTGCTCAGCAGTCGACTTACCGTGTTCATGACGGCCCCCGAATGGCGCGTGCCGCACAGTATTGCCGTGCGCGAGATATTGCCCGAGCTGCAGGATGACCCTGGCTTCCTGGCCGACAATAAGTATCGGCTATTCGATGCCCGCAACCGTCAGGTCAATCCATGGCGGGTCCGCTGGAGCCGCGTCACGCCGCAGACCTTTGGCTATACCATTCGGCAGGAACCCGGCCGGCACAATGCGCTGGGCAATCTGGTGTTCTACTTCGCCAACCAGCACGCCATCTACCTCCACGACACGCCAGCCCGGGCCCTGTTTCGGGAGCCACATCGGGCACGCAGCCATGGGTGCATCCGGGTGGAAAAGCCGCTGGAGCTGGCAGCCTACCTGTTGGAGCGTGAACACCAGCAAGCCGCCCTGCCCGACATCCGGCGCAATATCGCCACCCACACCACCTGCCGCTACGACCTGGCCCAGGGCCTGCCCATCCGCATCCGCTACACCACCTGCGAAGTGCAGAACAGCCGCCTGCGCTTCCATCCGGATATCTACTGCCTGGATGAAGACCTGGCCACCGTTTTAGCATCCCCCTGA
- a CDS encoding T9SS type A sorting domain-containing protein — translation MKQLFTLSLLLASLAAHAQITLEHTYAENVTPFKLSTGDIKYAGLNRTTNQVRIYNANHSIYRQLATGAPNGSELYDVLNVSDRLFNSTAGVEVAFTYRAEVSAGNSVSYLRVLDETGSTVLLVDSCSYAEPYALPTGAKLLAYVERNQKTVTKVYALPGTYTPLKTAARAADPLAGPYPNPTAEAIQLPYKLSRNETAELVVLDPAGRAVRRFTVDGSFDHLLLQARDLPSGVYTYQVGGLAGTQIGKKFVVQH, via the coding sequence ATGAAACAGTTGTTTACGCTTTCCCTATTGCTGGCTTCGTTGGCAGCCCATGCGCAAATCACACTTGAGCACACGTATGCCGAGAACGTAACTCCGTTTAAACTGTCAACGGGCGACATTAAGTATGCGGGTCTTAATAGAACGACCAACCAGGTACGTATCTACAATGCGAACCATTCCATTTACCGGCAGTTGGCCACGGGCGCCCCGAACGGCAGCGAGCTGTACGATGTCCTGAATGTGAGTGACCGGCTGTTTAACAGCACGGCCGGTGTGGAAGTGGCGTTTACCTACCGGGCAGAGGTGTCGGCGGGTAACTCTGTGAGCTACCTGCGTGTACTGGATGAAACGGGTTCCACAGTCCTCTTGGTCGACTCCTGCAGTTACGCCGAGCCCTACGCCCTGCCTACTGGTGCCAAGCTGCTCGCGTACGTTGAACGCAATCAAAAAACGGTAACCAAGGTCTATGCACTTCCCGGGACTTACACACCCCTGAAAACAGCTGCCCGCGCTGCGGATCCGTTGGCTGGCCCTTATCCCAACCCGACAGCCGAAGCCATTCAGCTGCCGTATAAACTAAGCCGCAATGAGACGGCGGAGCTGGTCGTGCTTGACCCGGCCGGGCGTGCAGTACGCCGCTTTACAGTAGACGGCAGTTTTGATCATCTGCTGCTACAGGCCCGTGATTTACCTAGTGGTGTATACACGTATCAGGTAGGCGGTCTAGCGGGTACGCAAATCGGAAAGAAATTCGTGGTTCAACACTAG
- a CDS encoding terminase large subunit yields the protein MFKSSRLFVDNYHSAADTVVNQGGTSSGKTYSILQVLFTKLSELKRKVCTVAGQDIPNLKAGALRDALDIYNNSPELQSLIKSYNKSERIFEFHNGCVMEFKSYEDSQDAKSGKRDFLFVNEAQGVVKPIYDELELRTKEQVFIDYNPNAEFYVHESIIGRPGVELLISDHRHNPFLMEKQRAKIEGLKQKDLELWKVYARGMTGKIEGLVLRNWTVVEAVPPLAKFIGRGMDFGFTNDPTTAIDVYLQQGELWLDEVLYAEGLTNPDIHQRLLAEDPAATLKRLVADSAEPKSIEELRRLGFRLIEGALKGPDSVSNGLDILKRYPLNVTRRSINLRKELSNYKYRVDRLTGKPTNEPVDAFNHCIDPVRYVALNCIGKPVAAPITVHQSFGPSRRR from the coding sequence ATGTTTAAAAGCTCCCGCCTCTTCGTTGACAACTACCACAGCGCGGCCGATACTGTCGTCAACCAGGGCGGCACCAGCAGCGGCAAAACCTACAGCATCCTGCAGGTGCTCTTCACCAAGCTCTCGGAGCTCAAGCGCAAGGTGTGCACCGTGGCCGGCCAGGATATTCCCAACCTGAAGGCCGGGGCCCTGCGTGATGCGCTCGACATCTACAACAACAGCCCCGAGCTGCAGAGCCTGATCAAGTCCTACAACAAGTCGGAGCGGATTTTCGAGTTCCACAACGGCTGCGTGATGGAGTTCAAGAGTTACGAGGACAGCCAGGACGCCAAAAGTGGCAAGCGGGACTTCCTGTTCGTCAACGAGGCCCAGGGCGTGGTCAAGCCCATCTATGACGAGCTGGAGCTACGCACCAAGGAGCAGGTCTTTATCGACTACAACCCCAATGCTGAGTTCTATGTGCACGAGTCCATCATCGGCCGGCCCGGGGTAGAGCTGCTCATCAGTGACCACCGCCACAACCCGTTCCTGATGGAGAAGCAGCGGGCCAAGATCGAAGGCCTGAAGCAGAAGGACCTCGAACTGTGGAAGGTGTACGCCCGCGGCATGACCGGCAAGATCGAAGGCCTGGTGCTGCGCAACTGGACCGTGGTAGAGGCAGTGCCCCCGCTGGCCAAGTTCATCGGCCGTGGCATGGACTTCGGCTTTACCAACGACCCGACCACCGCCATCGACGTGTATCTGCAGCAGGGCGAGCTGTGGCTGGATGAGGTGCTCTACGCCGAGGGCCTGACCAACCCCGACATTCACCAGCGCCTGCTGGCAGAAGACCCAGCGGCCACGCTCAAGCGCCTGGTGGCCGACTCGGCCGAGCCCAAGAGTATCGAGGAGCTGCGGCGCCTGGGCTTCCGCCTAATCGAAGGCGCCCTGAAGGGCCCCGACTCGGTGAGCAACGGCCTCGACATTCTCAAGCGCTACCCGCTCAACGTCACGCGCCGCTCGATCAACCTGCGCAAGGAGCTCAGCAACTACAAGTACCGGGTAGACCGGCTCACCGGCAAGCCCACCAATGAGCCGGTGGATGCTTTTAACCACTGCATCGACCCCGTGCGCTACGTGGCCCTGAACTGCATCGGCAAGCCCGTTGCCGCCCCCATCACCGTCCACCAATCCTTTGGCCCGAGTCGCCGCCGCTAA
- a CDS encoding terminase small subunit, translating into MSVQPEAPATTAKKLTAKQQRFVEEYCVDWNCTQAAIRAGYSEESAYSIGSGT; encoded by the coding sequence ATGTCAGTTCAACCCGAAGCCCCAGCCACCACCGCCAAAAAGCTCACCGCGAAGCAGCAGCGCTTCGTCGAGGAGTACTGTGTGGACTGGAATTGCACTCAGGCGGCAATTCGGGCCGGCTACTCGGAAGAGTCGGCCTACTCCATCGGGAGCGGAACCTGA
- a CDS encoding tyrosine-type recombinase/integrase has protein sequence MVTQFTLRTDKKDSKGRCPVHLVVYFDGLRLRCATGEKCKPADWNTERQQFRRSYPLAEDANALLARMATDVLAWWRAVRAAGETPTVAGLKNALRPAPAPTPVPERLVVAEIMEFREVMRRRGLMWNTLRHYLVTANWLRDFEQWANRRLTVAGYDLATHDLVLAYLRHERALSPNSLYTVGKDLRRLFGYLRDERGLPVSVEPRKLRVACQDTEKVYLTGPELERLRVTVLPTTLAPVRDVFLFCCYTGLRYSDVLQLHGGNVEALPDGSGRVLRLTQTKTRTRVSVYLTAAASALLEKYAGPEREGPDARLLPVYQNQVMNRYLKRICQLASVTAGVEVVEVRAGQVIKSMRPKHELITMHTARHTFATQSLLRGMPVEVLQKILGHASIKTTLVYAKIVEDFQHQTMRRIWDDAPTPAPVAVAADTICTVESSAA, from the coding sequence ATGGTGACGCAATTCACGCTTCGCACCGACAAAAAGGACAGCAAGGGCCGGTGCCCCGTGCATTTGGTGGTTTACTTCGACGGCTTGCGCCTGCGCTGCGCCACCGGCGAGAAGTGTAAACCGGCCGACTGGAACACCGAGCGGCAACAGTTCCGGCGCTCCTATCCACTGGCCGAGGACGCCAACGCGTTGCTGGCCCGCATGGCCACCGACGTGCTGGCCTGGTGGCGCGCCGTACGCGCTGCCGGCGAAACCCCTACCGTAGCCGGCCTGAAAAATGCCCTGAGGCCGGCCCCGGCTCCCACGCCCGTTCCCGAGCGGCTGGTGGTAGCGGAAATCATGGAATTTCGCGAGGTCATGCGCCGGCGCGGGCTGATGTGGAACACGCTGCGCCACTACCTGGTCACGGCCAACTGGCTGCGCGACTTCGAGCAGTGGGCCAACCGTCGGCTAACGGTGGCTGGGTATGACCTGGCCACCCACGACCTGGTGCTGGCTTACCTGCGCCACGAGCGGGCCCTTAGCCCCAATTCTCTCTACACCGTGGGCAAAGACCTGCGGCGGCTCTTCGGCTACCTGCGCGATGAACGGGGCCTGCCGGTGAGCGTGGAGCCCCGTAAGCTGCGCGTGGCCTGCCAGGATACGGAGAAAGTCTACCTCACCGGGCCGGAGCTGGAGCGGCTGCGCGTGACGGTGCTGCCCACCACGCTGGCGCCCGTGCGGGACGTGTTTCTGTTCTGCTGCTACACCGGCCTGCGCTACTCCGACGTGCTGCAGCTGCACGGCGGCAACGTGGAGGCCCTGCCCGACGGCTCGGGCCGGGTGCTGCGTCTGACCCAGACCAAAACCCGCACCCGGGTGAGCGTCTACCTGACAGCCGCCGCCTCTGCACTGCTGGAAAAATACGCCGGCCCCGAGCGCGAGGGCCCGGATGCCCGCCTGTTGCCGGTGTACCAGAACCAGGTGATGAACCGCTACCTCAAGCGTATCTGTCAGCTGGCCAGCGTCACGGCCGGAGTCGAAGTGGTGGAAGTGCGGGCCGGGCAGGTGATCAAGTCCATGCGGCCCAAGCATGAGCTGATTACGATGCACACGGCCCGCCACACCTTCGCCACCCAGAGCCTGCTGCGCGGCATGCCGGTGGAGGTGCTACAGAAGATCCTGGGCCACGCCAGCATCAAGACCACGCTGGTGTACGCCAAAATCGTGGAGGATTTCCAGCACCAGACCATGCGCCGCATCTGGGATGACGCGCCCACGCCGGCACCGGTAGCGGTAGCGGCCGACACCATCTGCACCGTGGAATCGTCGGCCGCCTGA